In Syntrophotaleaceae bacterium, a genomic segment contains:
- a CDS encoding TolC family protein, which translates to MLDKFLLVIFLILLAWPAMAEEHRLPAQKSDPFPLTLHQAVRIALENNLNLKAEELDTRASQALVQRGYGLYDPRLLFDLAIGERQERLNEVFFGSDVSQKYRLFNISLSQNLPTGAQMDLSFQNLRSDQDPAPGINPAYSSLVRLSLVQPLLQGFGSTVTEQEILFAVKDREVSVNNLREQALQLLAQVRDTYFEALRLRENLDYRETSVDLAARILAETRARVEAGALPPVDILEAEVGLKQRQRDRLDAERALLDSLDRLAVLLGIPGPVALAQPALEQPDIVVDQDRAFLTALVKRPDLQARLRQIEKLELESRIRRNDLLPELDLAASYGHSGLGSSYGRDLEDIGSGDFPSWELGLLLSYPLGNREARYDYKRIQFLLKGERARVQQFKHEILQEIRAAIRQIEVTAELIDVSASGLEFAKEKLRILLKRQEVGLATTRDVLEGEEDLAEAKTDLTAARANYNKAITLYYQVTGLLLEEAGVRFAGNFEDESRSMLQLGMP; encoded by the coding sequence TTGTTGGATAAATTCCTGCTGGTCATATTCCTTATCCTTCTTGCCTGGCCTGCAATGGCAGAGGAACATCGGCTCCCTGCCCAAAAATCGGATCCTTTTCCGCTGACCCTGCATCAGGCCGTGCGCATCGCCCTGGAAAACAATCTCAATCTGAAGGCCGAGGAGCTTGACACCAGGGCAAGCCAGGCTCTGGTGCAACGGGGCTACGGCCTATACGATCCCCGCCTGTTGTTCGATCTGGCCATTGGCGAACGCCAGGAACGGCTCAATGAGGTGTTTTTCGGCTCCGATGTAAGCCAAAAATACAGGCTTTTCAATATCTCTTTGTCACAGAATCTGCCCACCGGGGCGCAAATGGATCTTTCCTTTCAAAACCTTCGATCCGATCAGGATCCCGCTCCGGGAATCAATCCCGCCTATAGCAGTCTGGTACGGCTCAGTCTGGTACAGCCCCTTCTGCAGGGATTCGGTTCCACCGTGACCGAACAGGAGATCCTGTTCGCCGTCAAGGATCGGGAAGTGTCGGTCAACAACCTGCGGGAGCAGGCCCTGCAGCTGCTCGCACAGGTTCGCGACACCTATTTCGAAGCCCTCCGGCTGCGGGAAAACCTGGATTACAGGGAAACCTCAGTGGATCTTGCGGCCCGGATCCTGGCCGAAACCCGGGCCAGGGTCGAAGCCGGTGCGCTGCCGCCGGTCGATATCCTGGAAGCGGAAGTCGGCCTTAAACAGCGTCAGCGGGACAGGCTGGATGCCGAACGGGCTCTGCTCGACAGCCTTGACCGTTTGGCCGTTCTGCTTGGAATCCCGGGTCCTGTCGCCCTTGCCCAGCCGGCCCTGGAGCAGCCGGACATTGTGGTCGATCAGGACCGTGCCTTCCTTACGGCTCTGGTCAAGCGTCCGGATCTTCAGGCCCGCCTCCGACAGATTGAAAAACTCGAACTGGAAAGCCGCATCCGGCGTAACGATCTGTTGCCGGAACTCGACCTTGCGGCCAGCTACGGCCACTCAGGACTCGGATCGAGCTACGGTCGCGACCTCGAGGATATCGGCAGTGGCGATTTTCCGAGCTGGGAGCTCGGTCTGCTCCTCTCCTATCCCCTGGGAAACCGGGAGGCCCGGTACGATTACAAACGGATTCAGTTTCTGCTGAAGGGTGAAAGGGCCCGGGTCCAGCAGTTCAAACACGAAATCCTGCAGGAAATACGAGCCGCCATCCGTCAGATCGAGGTGACGGCTGAACTGATTGATGTGAGTGCCAGCGGGCTGGAATTTGCGAAAGAAAAGCTGAGGATTCTGCTCAAAAGGCAGGAAGTCGGACTGGCCACCACCAGGGATGTGCTGGAAGGGGAGGAGGACCTGGCCGAAGCAAAGACTGACCTCACAGCGGCCAGGGCCAATTACAACAAAGCCATCACCCTCTATTATCAGGTAACCGGACTCCTGCTGGAGGAAGCCGGAGTGCGCTTCGCCGGAAATTTCGAGGATGAATCCCGGTCAATGCTGCAGCTGGGTATGCCATGA
- a CDS encoding menaquinone biosynthesis protein, with product MTLRVGHIAYANCIPFFHHLAASGFSGRIVSGVPSELNRLLAIGELDISPSSSFEYGRNWSEYCLFPDLSISSIGAVRSVLLFSHVPLKRLAEKPIAMTGESATSVNLLRILLQEFLGFHDEVSLQTQVSVEESIAAGDNGLLIGDRALRASLSPIAPYVFDLGELWKDFTGLPFVFALWIIGIRASETKNRALAILQKQLRASLERTLCDPARTASEVSGYNWFGERNLAEYWRAVSYDFSPAHREGLELFFRLAEKHRLLPGKPELRFFEEAEII from the coding sequence ATGACCCTGCGGGTCGGTCACATCGCCTACGCCAACTGCATCCCCTTTTTTCACCATCTCGCCGCCAGCGGGTTCTCCGGCCGGATCGTTTCAGGGGTACCGAGCGAGCTCAATCGCCTGCTGGCAATCGGAGAACTCGATATCAGTCCTTCTTCCTCCTTCGAATACGGCCGCAACTGGTCGGAGTATTGCCTGTTCCCCGATCTGTCCATCAGTTCCATCGGCGCCGTCAGAAGCGTGCTGCTGTTCAGCCATGTCCCCCTGAAAAGATTGGCGGAAAAGCCCATTGCCATGACCGGCGAATCGGCGACTTCCGTCAACCTGCTGCGCATCCTGCTGCAGGAGTTCCTGGGCTTTCATGATGAAGTGTCTTTACAAACCCAAGTCTCGGTCGAAGAAAGCATTGCCGCCGGCGACAATGGACTTCTGATCGGCGACCGCGCCCTGAGGGCCTCGCTGTCTCCCATTGCTCCCTACGTTTTCGATCTGGGGGAATTGTGGAAGGATTTTACCGGCCTTCCCTTCGTCTTTGCCCTCTGGATCATAGGCATCCGGGCCTCCGAAACCAAAAACCGTGCCTTGGCGATTCTGCAGAAGCAACTGCGGGCCAGCCTCGAACGAACCCTGTGCGATCCGGCAAGGACTGCATCCGAAGTTTCGGGATACAACTGGTTCGGGGAAAGAAACCTGGCCGAATACTGGCGTGCCGTTTCCTATGACTTCTCGCCCGCCCACAGAGAAGGCCTGGAGCTTTTTTTCCGTCTGGCGGAAAAACATCGGTTGCTGCCCGGCAAGCCCGAATTGCGTTTTTTTGAAGAAGCTGAAATCATCTGA
- a CDS encoding RES family NAD+ phosphorylase, which produces MKAFRVVPSPRAKDLSGEGARLFGGRWNSKGVPMIYTAAAASLAVLETLVHMSMDVFPENLVMVTMEIPDEFIETLDPRQLPKNWATYPASAEVNEIGDAWAKNETSLGLLVPSAILPQENNLIINPRHPQAGTIKIVAIDPYQVDRRLLKKQ; this is translated from the coding sequence ATGAAAGCATTCCGTGTTGTTCCCTCCCCCCGAGCCAAGGACCTCAGCGGGGAGGGTGCCCGTCTGTTTGGTGGGCGTTGGAACTCGAAGGGGGTTCCGATGATCTACACCGCGGCAGCAGCCTCCTTGGCGGTATTGGAAACCTTGGTCCACATGAGCATGGACGTGTTTCCGGAGAACCTGGTTATGGTCACAATGGAAATACCGGATGAATTTATCGAGACGTTAGACCCAAGGCAGCTCCCTAAGAACTGGGCCACCTACCCCGCCTCGGCTGAAGTCAACGAAATCGGCGACGCCTGGGCAAAAAACGAAACCTCCCTGGGGCTCCTGGTCCCCTCTGCGATCCTTCCCCAGGAAAACAACCTCATCATAAACCCCAGACACCCGCAGGCCGGCACCATAAAAATTGTCGCTATTGATCCCTACCAGGTCGATCGGAGGTTACTGAAAAAACAATAG
- a CDS encoding GGDEF domain-containing protein, with the protein MEGYRKDIYKIYGVIALSCFLLALCSYVFGFRPLVRRLETANAKEIQFYLESGHKLLHEILESHRNTARQMASRTAIRNKQIQFLKGEIDQAELIAFSRDKLADGMVAHPEIAGITRFGPDGTRLYSAGLALPAELETLFGNRFPQSIQVAGPVAIEGHSRLLYISPILDGPGRVGYDVLIFDDVRMENILSSNCNPASHMAIAREATILYWPADCPHLEARETLKLFLQNSKATDHYELSSIPLAESDWLVYAVVDTRLFFRDLHRQKLSLFAAITTATILIVIVTVLATGPLIRRLLVNQAQLERARLDGLTGLYNRTWMAYILENELKRGQRYQYPLSLIMFDVDHFKEINDTWGHLSGDLVLQRIAYVVKELVRGTDFAFRYGGDEFLLVSPETSKQGAMTLAERLRRTIENERFVFRNQTVQITISVGVLEYLADQCETDWKRLLERVDQALYASKAKGRNRITTCTFDDTKDITLGSCSHPKF; encoded by the coding sequence TTGGAAGGTTACCGAAAAGACATTTATAAAATCTATGGAGTTATCGCCCTGAGCTGCTTTCTGCTGGCTCTCTGCTCCTATGTCTTCGGCTTCCGTCCCCTGGTTCGCCGGCTGGAAACAGCCAATGCCAAGGAAATTCAGTTTTATCTGGAAAGCGGCCACAAGCTCCTCCATGAAATTCTGGAAAGTCATCGCAACACCGCTCGTCAGATGGCGAGTCGCACCGCTATCCGCAATAAACAGATCCAGTTCCTCAAGGGGGAAATCGATCAGGCTGAATTGATCGCTTTTAGCCGGGACAAACTCGCCGACGGCATGGTTGCCCACCCTGAAATTGCGGGCATCACCCGTTTTGGCCCGGATGGGACGCGGCTCTACTCGGCCGGCCTCGCATTGCCTGCGGAACTGGAAACCCTCTTCGGGAACCGCTTCCCTCAATCCATCCAGGTCGCAGGTCCTGTTGCAATCGAAGGGCATAGCCGCCTGCTCTATATCTCCCCCATTCTGGATGGACCAGGCAGAGTTGGTTACGACGTCCTGATCTTTGATGATGTCCGGATGGAAAATATTTTGTCTTCCAACTGCAATCCCGCGAGCCATATGGCCATCGCCCGAGAAGCAACTATCCTTTATTGGCCTGCAGATTGCCCCCATTTGGAAGCCAGGGAAACCTTGAAGCTTTTTTTGCAGAACAGCAAGGCCACCGACCATTATGAACTTTCGTCGATCCCCCTAGCGGAGAGTGATTGGCTTGTTTATGCAGTCGTCGATACGAGATTGTTTTTCCGGGATCTTCATCGTCAGAAGCTGAGCCTCTTTGCGGCCATCACTACCGCCACGATACTGATCGTCATCGTCACCGTACTGGCCACGGGACCGTTGATTCGCCGGCTGCTAGTTAACCAGGCCCAGTTGGAGCGGGCCCGGCTTGATGGCTTGACCGGGCTTTATAACCGGACCTGGATGGCTTACATCCTTGAAAATGAATTGAAACGAGGTCAACGCTATCAGTATCCATTGTCTTTGATCATGTTCGACGTCGACCACTTCAAGGAGATCAACGACACCTGGGGCCATCTGAGCGGAGACCTGGTTCTGCAGCGCATTGCCTATGTTGTAAAGGAATTAGTCAGAGGCACTGATTTCGCCTTCCGTTACGGCGGAGACGAATTCCTCCTGGTGTCACCGGAAACTTCAAAGCAAGGCGCCATGACATTGGCTGAAAGATTGCGGCGGACAATAGAGAATGAACGCTTTGTTTTCAGGAACCAGACGGTTCAGATCACCATCAGCGTGGGGGTTTTGGAATATCTGGCCGACCAATGCGAAACCGATTGGAAACGTCTCTTGGAGCGGGTGGACCAGGCCCTTTATGCCAGCAAGGCCAAAGGTCGCAACAGGATCACAACCTGCACCTTCGATGACACCAAGGATATCACCCTCGGGAGTTGCAGCCACCCCAAATTTTGA
- a CDS encoding antitoxin Xre/MbcA/ParS toxin-binding domain-containing protein — MKSLALGETLGIHNSFDNPLVLVETIRKGLPAKAIAALASCLNVPISALEHILPVSHRTLQRYEKEHRALPQDLSDHVVQVAKILIRAEEVFGSREKAVKWLKEPCVALGGNAPIEMMDTFSGVRMIEDELGRIEYGVYA; from the coding sequence GTGAAAAGTCTCGCTCTCGGGGAAACCCTTGGCATCCACAATAGTTTTGACAATCCACTGGTTTTGGTGGAAACCATACGGAAAGGGCTGCCGGCCAAGGCCATTGCTGCGCTGGCAAGTTGCTTGAACGTCCCGATTTCCGCGTTGGAGCACATTCTCCCGGTTTCTCATCGTACCCTTCAGCGATACGAGAAAGAACACAGGGCCCTGCCTCAAGACCTGTCCGACCATGTGGTCCAGGTGGCCAAAATCCTGATCCGAGCGGAAGAGGTCTTCGGGAGCCGAGAAAAAGCTGTCAAATGGCTGAAAGAGCCTTGCGTAGCTCTTGGTGGCAACGCCCCGATTGAAATGATGGACACCTTTTCCGGGGTCCGGATGATTGAAGACGAGCTGGGCCGCATCGAATACGGAGTCTACGCCTGA